Proteins found in one Nocardia brasiliensis ATCC 700358 genomic segment:
- a CDS encoding UbiA family prenyltransferase, protein MNAAPSVSSPLVTTGQKFRYALRIRRLEFLPVHLSVILTAAFLGATSADQLLSGKTLAVVVAFLLGLHAGNMANCVADRELDLIYKGRLAEAVDGLGKRNIVIQIVTHIVLVLVLGAYVTVSSGHWEIAVLGLVWIVVGFEYSLPPLRLKGAGVFQSVTLASTIALLPGIMMIRAIGTVPEWAAFVAFLGYTAAMTMVNLINQTEDIPEDAKFGIMTSARALGLTGTVTTALVLVAIGATTFLAAAVSLGAYWWAVGLYTVAALFTLRFISGILRGVRGKSLDDAILIARKNTRRLPLYGAVMGWGSVVLAVAVFAAR, encoded by the coding sequence ATGAACGCAGCACCGTCGGTCAGCTCGCCCCTCGTCACGACCGGGCAGAAATTCCGGTACGCACTACGCATCAGGCGACTGGAATTTCTGCCCGTCCACCTGTCGGTCATACTCACCGCGGCTTTTCTCGGGGCTACCTCGGCCGATCAACTCCTCTCCGGCAAGACACTGGCCGTTGTCGTCGCCTTCCTCCTGGGTCTGCACGCCGGGAACATGGCGAACTGCGTCGCGGACCGGGAGCTGGATCTGATCTACAAGGGGAGGCTGGCCGAGGCGGTCGACGGTCTGGGCAAGCGCAACATCGTGATTCAGATCGTCACCCACATCGTCCTCGTGCTGGTACTCGGAGCGTATGTGACGGTTTCGAGTGGGCACTGGGAGATCGCGGTGCTGGGCCTCGTCTGGATCGTCGTCGGATTCGAGTATTCGTTGCCGCCGTTGCGGCTCAAGGGTGCGGGCGTGTTCCAGTCCGTAACGCTCGCGTCGACCATCGCGCTGCTGCCCGGCATCATGATGATCCGGGCCATCGGCACCGTCCCGGAATGGGCGGCGTTCGTCGCTTTTCTCGGGTACACGGCCGCGATGACCATGGTCAATTTGATCAACCAGACCGAAGACATCCCGGAGGACGCGAAATTCGGCATCATGACCAGCGCCCGCGCGCTGGGACTCACCGGAACAGTGACGACCGCACTGGTTTTGGTGGCGATCGGCGCGACGACATTCCTCGCGGCCGCGGTATCGCTCGGCGCCTACTGGTGGGCTGTCGGGTTGTACACGGTCGCTGCCCTCTTCACGCTGCGATTCATCTCCGGAATACTTCGTGGTGTCCGCGGTAAATCGCTGGACGATGCGATTCTGATCGCACGGAAGAACACCCGTCGGCTGCCGTTGTACGGCGCGGTAATGGGTTGGGGGAGCGTTGTTCTCGCGGTGGCGGTATTCGCCGCGCGCTGA
- a CDS encoding isochorismatase family protein gives MPLPESISYALPEALPPNIVDWTVNPRRAVVLIHDMQRYFIRPFDGSAEPISAVVRNIARIKRAAVRSGCPVIYTAQPGDQEPATRALLADFWGPGLSGAAEDTSVITELAPDRRDVTLTKWRYSAFSRTDLLRRLSADGRDQLIITGVYAHIGCLATALDAFMHDVQAFLVTDAVADFSRAHHEQALDYVASRCGAVVRTDDTVEHLRLAGAEPAPSIDLLEQQWVG, from the coding sequence ATGCCTTTGCCCGAGTCGATATCCTATGCGCTGCCGGAGGCACTGCCGCCGAATATCGTGGATTGGACGGTGAATCCGCGCCGCGCGGTAGTGCTGATCCACGATATGCAGCGCTATTTCATCCGGCCGTTCGACGGTTCCGCCGAACCGATCTCCGCCGTCGTACGGAACATCGCGCGCATCAAGCGTGCCGCCGTGCGGTCGGGCTGTCCGGTGATCTACACGGCCCAGCCCGGCGATCAGGAGCCGGCGACCCGCGCGTTGCTCGCGGACTTCTGGGGGCCGGGCCTGTCCGGTGCCGCGGAGGACACGTCGGTGATCACCGAATTGGCGCCGGACCGGCGCGACGTCACGCTGACGAAGTGGCGCTATAGCGCTTTCTCGCGCACCGATCTGCTCCGGCGGCTGAGCGCGGACGGCCGGGACCAATTGATCATCACCGGCGTCTACGCGCATATCGGCTGTCTGGCAACGGCTTTGGACGCTTTCATGCACGACGTCCAGGCTTTCCTGGTCACGGACGCGGTGGCCGATTTCTCGCGGGCGCATCACGAGCAGGCCCTCGACTACGTCGCCTCCCGCTGCGGCGCGGTGGTCCGCACCGACGACACCGTCGAGCATCTCCGCTTGGCCGGTGCGGAGCCTGCGCCGTCGATCGACCTGTTGGAGCAGCAATGGGTGGGGTAG
- a CDS encoding isochorismate synthase produces MGGVDRAATCVLTGPEGSLVGTGVRQSYTDLDTAAKALRTDDASILLGALPFDPAAPAALVDPIAFRRAPDRWRHGRNAEPWRPRLRSIEPDPPAAEHRRRIESALDSIAAGRLDKVVLARRMCLTTERPIDGVAMLRALVARDPRANGFYLDLAAFRGPGAALVGASPELLVRRTGAQVYACPLAGSAPRRGAVDPAGTAAALLASEKDRREHRFVVDFIVSALAPLCSELRWSEEPEIFGTPDLVHLGTPIRGTLADPDCTSLDLARILQPTPALGGTPRDEAMRLIEEIEGDRGFYGGAVGWCDRSGDGAWSVCIRCADIAPGGHVATAFAGGGIVAGSEPAAEVEETMAKFRAILSVFDDEPAA; encoded by the coding sequence ATGGGTGGGGTAGACCGCGCGGCGACCTGCGTGCTCACGGGTCCGGAAGGCAGTCTCGTCGGCACCGGTGTCCGGCAGAGCTACACCGATCTCGACACCGCGGCGAAGGCGCTGCGCACTGACGACGCCTCGATCCTCCTGGGCGCCTTGCCCTTCGACCCGGCAGCGCCTGCCGCGCTGGTCGACCCGATCGCCTTCCGGCGCGCACCGGACCGGTGGCGGCACGGCCGAAACGCCGAACCGTGGCGGCCCCGCCTGCGGTCCATCGAACCGGATCCGCCGGCCGCCGAGCATCGGCGGCGGATCGAATCGGCGCTCGACTCGATCGCCGCCGGACGGCTCGACAAGGTGGTGCTGGCGCGCCGGATGTGCCTGACCACCGAGCGGCCGATAGATGGTGTGGCGATGCTGCGCGCATTGGTCGCGCGTGACCCGCGTGCGAATGGGTTCTATCTGGACCTGGCCGCCTTCCGTGGTCCCGGCGCGGCGCTGGTCGGCGCCAGCCCCGAACTGCTGGTGCGGCGCACCGGCGCACAGGTCTACGCGTGCCCGCTCGCCGGTTCGGCACCGCGGCGCGGGGCGGTGGATCCGGCCGGCACCGCGGCCGCGTTGCTGGCCTCCGAGAAGGACCGGCGCGAGCATCGCTTCGTCGTCGACTTCATCGTGTCCGCCCTGGCGCCGCTCTGTTCCGAGCTCCGCTGGTCCGAGGAACCCGAGATCTTCGGTACCCCCGATCTCGTACACCTGGGCACCCCCATCCGCGGCACTCTCGCCGATCCCGACTGCACGTCCCTGGACCTGGCACGGATCCTGCAGCCCACGCCGGCGCTGGGCGGCACACCGCGCGACGAGGCGATGCGGCTGATCGAGGAGATCGAGGGCGACCGCGGCTTCTACGGCGGCGCGGTCGGGTGGTGCGATCGGTCGGGGGACGGGGCCTGGAGCGTCTGTATCCGATGCGCGGACATCGCACCCGGCGGCCACGTCGCCACCGCGTTCGCCGGCGGCGGGATCGTCGCGGGGTCGGAACCGGCGGCGGAGGTCGAAGAGACCATGGCCAAGTTCCGGGCGATCCTGAGCGTCTTCGACGATGAGCCTGCCGCATGA
- a CDS encoding SDR family NAD(P)-dependent oxidoreductase, translating into MNATERQGCALVVGAAGGIGGAVADRLAAAGRDLALLDRDGAALALVGKQIRASHGTDHRVTTHVADIGSRAEVAHAVDEIERQHGPIGALVCTAGVLHSGPLTDIDGDAVQRMIDVNIVGVLHLLATVGGRMKQRRRGSIVVIGSNAAAVPRLRIGVYGATKAAAALLTRVAALELAPYGVRANVVAPGSTDTPMLRALYSSEDEMVRHAVGGSPADFRLGIPLGRLAQASDIAAAVHFLLSGAARHITMQTLYVDGGATLHD; encoded by the coding sequence ATGAACGCCACTGAGCGGCAGGGTTGTGCGCTGGTTGTCGGCGCGGCGGGCGGGATCGGCGGTGCCGTCGCCGATCGACTGGCCGCGGCGGGGCGCGATCTCGCTCTACTCGACCGGGACGGCGCGGCACTCGCCCTCGTGGGCAAGCAGATTCGGGCGAGCCACGGCACGGACCACCGAGTCACCACCCATGTGGCGGACATCGGCAGCCGCGCCGAGGTGGCGCACGCCGTCGACGAGATCGAGCGGCAGCACGGCCCGATCGGCGCGCTGGTCTGTACCGCCGGCGTGCTGCACAGCGGCCCGCTGACCGATATCGACGGCGACGCCGTGCAGCGCATGATCGACGTGAATATCGTTGGGGTACTGCATCTTCTCGCGACCGTCGGCGGCCGGATGAAGCAGCGTCGCCGCGGCTCGATCGTCGTGATCGGGTCGAACGCCGCAGCGGTACCGCGGCTGCGCATCGGCGTGTACGGCGCGACCAAGGCGGCCGCCGCGCTGCTCACCCGCGTGGCCGCGCTGGAGCTGGCGCCCTACGGGGTGCGGGCCAATGTCGTGGCACCGGGCTCCACCGACACCCCGATGCTGCGAGCGCTGTATTCGAGCGAGGACGAGATGGTCCGGCACGCCGTCGGCGGCAGCCCGGCGGACTTCCGCTTGGGCATACCGCTGGGGCGGCTCGCGCAGGCGTCCGATATCGCTGCGGCGGTGCACTTTCTGCTCTCCGGCGCGGCGCGCCACATCACCATGCAGACGCTGTACGTCGACGGTGGGGCGACGCTGCACGACTGA
- a CDS encoding TetR/AcrR family transcriptional regulator gives MSRPWAATVESHRRDVREAILDTTWALALEHGPASTTMSEVAEKVGIGRATLYRYFPDIATILAAWHERQINRHLEHLSTVRDSKTDPGKRLCAVLEAYAEIHLRRAENQRREMHGAQVESLMHTNERVAESQRQLHGLLQGVIADAAAAGRIRDDINPFELANYCLFAITGANSLESKAAVQRLVSLTLTGLRYQD, from the coding sequence ATGTCGAGACCTTGGGCCGCCACTGTCGAATCGCACCGCCGCGATGTCCGCGAGGCGATCCTGGACACCACGTGGGCGCTCGCCCTCGAACACGGACCCGCGTCGACGACGATGTCGGAGGTTGCCGAGAAGGTCGGCATCGGCCGCGCGACCCTGTATCGGTACTTCCCTGATATCGCAACGATTCTCGCGGCCTGGCACGAGCGGCAGATCAATCGGCACCTCGAGCATCTGTCCACGGTGCGCGACAGCAAGACCGACCCGGGTAAGCGGCTCTGCGCGGTGCTGGAGGCCTACGCTGAGATCCACCTGCGCCGCGCCGAGAACCAACGCCGGGAGATGCACGGCGCCCAGGTCGAATCGCTCATGCACACGAACGAGCGGGTGGCCGAATCGCAGCGGCAGCTGCACGGCCTGTTGCAGGGCGTGATCGCCGACGCCGCGGCGGCGGGACGGATTCGCGACGACATCAACCCCTTCGAGCTGGCCAACTACTGCCTGTTCGCCATCACCGGCGCGAACAGTTTGGAAAGCAAGGCCGCGGTGCAGCGGCTCGTCTCCTTGACGCTCACCGGACTGCGCTACCAGGACTGA
- a CDS encoding DUF1707 SHOCT-like domain-containing protein yields MDESADLRVGNPEREQALSDLSAHLGAGRLSVAEFDERSAQLVRATTRRDIAVVFTDLPALAPAQAEVAEQVERDPAYRRVMVLAAAALVTAALTVGQLSWLWFLLLIPAVRRVLVRRPDPRHPPHRGHPAARLHELRAKSRAAIHQ; encoded by the coding sequence ATGGACGAGTCGGCTGATCTCCGGGTTGGTAATCCCGAGCGAGAGCAAGCGCTGAGCGACCTTTCGGCACATCTCGGGGCGGGGCGGCTCAGCGTCGCCGAATTCGACGAGCGCAGCGCGCAGTTGGTGCGTGCCACGACCCGGCGGGACATCGCGGTGGTATTCACCGATCTCCCTGCTCTGGCGCCCGCACAGGCGGAAGTCGCCGAGCAGGTCGAGCGGGATCCGGCGTACCGGCGAGTCATGGTCCTCGCGGCGGCCGCGCTCGTCACCGCGGCACTGACCGTCGGCCAGCTCAGCTGGCTGTGGTTCCTGCTGCTGATCCCAGCCGTCCGGCGCGTCCTCGTGCGGCGGCCGGACCCGCGTCACCCGCCGCACCGCGGACACCCGGCCGCGCGCCTGCACGAACTGCGCGCGAAATCGCGCGCGGCGATTCACCAGTAG